The genomic segment GCCGACGCGGCGCGGGACGAACTGGTCGGGAGAACCCGGCAGCACGTCCAGGTGCGCGTTGAGCAGCACCCGGAACGTCGGCCGGCGCGGCGCCGGCCGGTACACCAGGGCACTCGGCCGGCCGCCGGAGGCGAACCGTTCCACCGTGACACCGGGGCCGAGCAGGCCCAGTACCAGGTCGAGGGCGGCATGCAGGGCGTCCGGGTGCGCGGCGGTGGACTCGACCGCGAGCAGCCGGTCCGCGACCGCGAGCAGTTCGTCGTCCTCGATGCGCTCCCCCACCGCGCCAGCATCGCACCGGCGAGCGGCCCGACCGGCACACCGCGCCGGGCACGCACCGATGCCCCCGTGCCGACGGCTGACGCGGGGGTGGGGGCTACCGGACCGGACGGCCCGGCTCGGCTGGTCTAGGGCAGCGTGTAGGGGTTGCCGGCGGAGATCGCCTCGGCGGCGCCGTCGACCAGATCCTTGCGGGGGGTGGTGCCGGCCTGGCGAAGTTCGTCCAGGATCGCCTGCCGTACCGCGGGAACCGGCCGGCGCGCGTGGCTGTCGTGCACGCGGTCGAACACCCCCTGGTACTGGACCCGGACAAATCGCTGGATCTCGGCCTCCAGATCGATCATGGGTCGAGGCTAGGGCACATGACGCAACTGGCAAGATCGGCCGATCGGTCAGAGTCGATGACGGCGACAAACTCGGTTAGGGTTGCCTCACTCGATCTTTGTGGAGGTAGCCGCCGATGCCCGAACGATCCCGGCGCGGACAGTTGACCAGCCTGACCGTCGTCCGCACCGAGTGGCTCACGCCGCACCTGGTGCGGGTGGCGGCCGGTGGCCCCGGCCTCGCGGAGTTCCGGGCCAACGAGTTCACCGACCAGTACGTGAAGGTCGTATTCCGGCGCCCCGGGGTGGAGTACCCGGAGCCGTTCGACCTCGGCACCGCCCGCGAGCAGCTGCCCCGCGAGCAGTGGCCGGTGCTGCGCACCTACACGGTGCGCGGGATCAGCGCGGACGAGCTGGTCCTCGACTTCGTCTACCACGGCGAGCAGGGGCTGGCCGGACCGTGGGCCGCCGGCCTCAAGCCGGGCGACGAGGTACTGCTCGCCGGACCGGGCGGCGCCTACGCGCCGGACCCGAGCGCCGACTGGCACCTGCTGGCCGGCGACGAGTCGGCGCTGCCGGCCATCGCCGTCGCCCTCGAGCGCATCCCCGACACGACCCCCGCCTGGGCGTTCATCGAGGTCGACGGCCCGGCCGAGGAGGTGGCGCTGGCGGCCGGCGCGCGGACCACGGTGCGCTGGCTGCACCGCGGCTCCGGCCCGAGCCTGCCCGAAGCGGTCCGGGCACTGCCGGTCCCGGCCGGCCGCGGGCACGCGTTCGTGCACGGCGAGGCGGGCGACGTGAAGGCGCTGCGCGGGTATCTTTTCGACGAGTTGGGCCTCGCCCGCGACCAGGTGTCGATCTCCGGCTACTGGCGCCGCGGCATGGACGACGAGGCGTTCCGGGTGGCCAAGCGGGCCGAACGCGAGGCCGAGTCGGCCACCGAGAACGCCACCACCACAGGCAACTCCGCATCCCGGGAGGACACGGTGTCGGTACTGGATCTGCCCATCGGCACGCTGGAAGGCGCGCCGAGCTCGCTTGGTGAGCTCGCCGACGGCAACGCACTGCTGGTCGTCAACGTGGCGTCGAAGTGCGGGCTGACCCCGCAGTACACGGCGCTGGAGAAGCTCGCCGGCGACTACGCCGGGCGCGGGCTGACGGTCGTCGGCGTGCCGTGCAACCAGTTCGGCGAGCAGGAGCCGGGCAGCCCGGCCGAGATCCGCACGTTCTGCTCCACCTCCTACGGGGTGAGCTTCCCGCTGACCGAGAAGGTCGAGGTGAACGGCCCGGGCCGGCACCCGGTGTACCAGGTGCTGACCGGCACCGCAGACGCCGACGGCGCGGCCGGCGACGTGCAGTGGAACTTCGAGAAGTTCGTCCTCGCCCCGGACGGTACGGTCGTCGCCCGGCACCGCCCGACCACCGTGCCGGACGACCCGACCGTCCTCGCGAGCATCGACACCGCGCTCGCCACCCGCTGACCGACCTCTCGTGCGGCGGCACCGATCCGTTCGGTGCCGCCGCACGGTCGCGGGTGCACCATCCTCTGCCGGCGCGCCCGGCCGGCACCGCCACCAACGGCCCCCTTGCCGCAGCACGCTCGTGGCTGCGGCGTGGCGGCGCGCGACCTCTTAGCCGAGGCACAGCAAGTGCGGGCAGGACGGACAGCCTCGGTGGTTAGCGTCGCGGCGTGCCTGACGTGAAACGGTCGCTGAACCGTGCGCTGTCGCGGACCACCGGCCTGCGGCTGGTGCGCGCCGGCGCCGCCACCCGCGCCAAGCCGGTCCGCGACCTGGTCCCAGCCCGGCGGGAGTTGCGGGCACCGGTGTTCATCCTCTCGTCGGTGCGTAGCGGATCGACGCTGCTGCGCAGCATGCTCGGCAGTCACTCGGCGCTGTACGCGCCGCACGAGATGCACCTCGGCGATCTCGCCGCCCAGGCGACGAGCTGGTTCGCGCAGACCGCGCTGGCCGAGTTCGGCATCGACGAGGGCGAGCTGACCGCCATGATGTGGGACCGGCTGCTCGCCGAGGTGTTGCGGCGCAGCGGGAAGAGCGTGCTGGTCGAGAAGACGCCGAACCACGTGTTCCTTGCCGACCGGTTGGCCGGTATCTGGCCGGATGCCCGGTTCGTGTTCCTGCTACGCCATCCGGGGGCCATCCACCAGTCGTGGCGCGCCGCCCGCCCGAACGAGCCGGCCGGCGAGACGGTCGCGTACCTGCGCCGGTTCTGTACCGAGGTGCAGCGGTGCCGGGCGACGCTGCCCGGACTGGACGTCCGGTACGAGCGGCTCGTCGCCGACCCGGCGGGCGAGACGCGACGGCTGTGCGCGTTCCTCGGCGTGGAATGGGAACCCGGCATGGTCGAGTACGGCAGCCACGGCCACGGCTCGTACCGCCGCGGGCTCGGCGACTGGTCGGACAACATCCGGTCCGGCCGGCCGCAACCGGCCCGCCCGCTGCCCGACCCGGCCGAGGTCCCGCGCGGGCTACGCCGGATCGCCCGGGACTGGGGCTACCTGGCCGGGCCCGCCGACGACTGAGCCGCACCCGGCACGGTCACCGGACCGAGCGGGCCAGGCGGAAGCCGACGTCGTCGATGCGGAACGTCGGGTGGCTGCGCCGGCGCACCGAGGCGCGGCAGCTCCAGTGCTCGTCGGCCCACCCGCCGCCGCGCAGCACCCGGTAGCTGCCGTAGACCTGCGGGTCGTAGTGGTCGGCGCACCACTCCCACACGTTGCCGAGCAGGTCGTACAGGCCCCACGCGTTCGGCGCGCGCTGCCCGACCTGGTGGCTGCGCCCACCGGAGTTGCCGCGGTACCAGGCGATCTCGTCGAGTTCACCGTACCGGGGGCCGGCGCTGCCGGCGCGGCACGCGTACTCCCACTCCGCCTCGCTCGGCAGCCGGTAGCCGTCCGCGCCGGGGTCGGCCGTCACCTCGTCGCCGTCGAACCGGTAGACCGGGGCGAGCCCGGCGCGGGCCGAGTACGCGTTGCAGAACCGGACCGCGTCGAACCAGGAGACGCCGTCGACCGGGCGGTCCGGATCGGTGACCGCGCCCGGCCACGCGCCGGTGACGGCCGCGTACCGCCGCTGGGTGACCGCTACCGGATCGACCAGGTACCGGCCCAGCGACACCGCCCAATGCCGCTCGGTCCGACGGTCGGACAGCGTCACCACACCGGGCCCGAGCGGGACCGGCACCGGGTCGGCCGGGAGCGGAACCGGCACCGGGTCGGCCATCAGCGGACCAGCGCGAGGCGTTCGGCCCGGCGCTCCGCCGCGAGATCCGGGTCCAGCACCGGTACCGCCGCGAGCAGCGACCGGGTGTAGTCGTGCCGCGGGTCGGTGTAGACGGTGTCCGCGTCGGCCAGCTCGACCAGCCGGCCGCCGTGCATCACCGCGACCCGGTCGGACACCTGGCGCACCACGGCGAGGTCGTGCGCCACGAACACCACGGTCAGGTCCAGCTCGGTACGCAGCTGCGCCAGCAGGTCGATGATCTGCGCCTGGGTGGACACGTCCAGCGCCGACACCGGTTCGTCGCACACCACCAGCTTCGGCGAGCGCACCAACGCGCGGGCGATGCCGACACGCTGCCGCTGCCCGCCGGAGAACTCGTGCGGGTAGGCGTCGTAGCGGTCCGGGTCCAGCCCGACCCGCGCCAGCCACTCGCGCACCGTCGACCGGATCGTGGTGTCGTCCCGGATCCCCGCGGTACGCAGCGGATCGGCGATGCTCTCCCCCACGCTGCGCCGCGGGTTCAGCGCCGAGATCGGGTCCTGGAACACCATCTGCAGGTCGCGGCGGAACGGTGCGAGCCGCCGGTCGGACAGCCCGCCGATCTCGGTACCGTCGAACTCGACCCGGCCGCCGGTGGGCCGCAGCAGCCGCACCATCATCCGGGCCAGCGTCGTCTTGCCCGAACCGGACTCGCCGACGACGCCGAGCACCTCACCGCGGCGCACGTCCAGGCTCACCCCGTCGACCGCGGCGACGGTCCGGTGCCGGCCCGGTACCAGGCCGCGACCGACCGGGAAGTCCTGCCGCACCTCCACCAGCCGCACCAACGGCTCGGTCGGGGCCGCACCGTCGGCCAGGGCGCGCTGCCGCGGCGCGTCCACCCGCGGTACCGCCGACAGCAGGTCCCGGGTGTAGTCGTGCCCGGGCGCGGACAGCACCTGCCGCACCGCACCGCGCTCGACGATCCGGCCGCGCTGCATCACCAGTACCTCGTCGACGGTGCCGGCGATCACCCCGAGATCGTGGGTGACCAGCAGCAGCGCCATCCCGGTCTCCTCGCGCAGGCCGTGCAGCAGGTCGAGGATCTGCGCCTGCACCGTCACGTCCAGCGCGGTGGTCGGCTCGTCGGCGATCAGCACCTTCGGACGCAGCGCCAGCGCCATCGCGATCAGCGCGCGCTGCCGCTGCCCGCCGGAGAACTGGTGCGGCGGCTCGGCGGCACGCCGCGCCGCGTGCGGTATCCCGACGTGGTCGAGCACCTCCACCGCCCGGGACCACGCCTCCCGCCGGGAGGCGCCGGTGTGCAGCCGGTACACCTCGGCGATCTGGCTGCCGACGCTGAAATACGGGTCCAGCGCCGACATCGGATCCTGGAACACCATCGCCGCGGTCGCCCCGCGCAGCCGCCGCAGCCGCTCCGGATCGCCGTCGTCGACCACCGTACCGGCGACCTCGATCCGGCCGGTGAGCCGCGCGCCGGTGCCGTGGTGCAGACCGAGCAGCGCCAGCGCGGTCGCGCTCTTGCCGGACCCGGACTCCCCCACGATGCCCAGCGACGCGCCCGGCGCCAGGTCGAACGACACCCCGTCGACCGCCCGGGTGCCGCCGGGGAAGGTGACCGTCAGCTCGTCCACCGCGACGATCGGCTCGTCCCCGGCATGGCCGCCGGGCCGCGGCGCCGGCACCCGGGTCCCGTTCTCGTCGAACGGTTCTCGCGCAAGCCGTCCGGTCATGCCAGCGCCACCCTCCGGTCGGCCACCGAGTACAGGATGTCGGCGAACATGTTGGCGACCACGATGACCGCGCCGGCCAGGATCGTCACGCCGACCACCACCGGCAGGTCGATGTTGCGTACCGAGGTGACCAGCAGCTGCCCCAACCCGGGCAGCCCGAACAGGCTCTCGGTCAGCGTCGCCCCGGTCAGCGAGGTGGCCAGGTCGATGGTGCCGATCGTGATCAGCGGGGTCAGCGCGCCGCGCAGGGCGTGCCGGCGGATCACCCGCGACTCGCTCAGCCCGTACGCCCGGAACGTGCGGATGTGGTCCTCGGCCAGCGTCTCCAGCATCGAGGTGCGGGTCAGCCGGGTGTACACCGCCGCCGACACCACCGACAACGCCACCCACGGCAGGATCAGGTTCTGCGCCCACAGCGCCGGGTTCGCCGTCAGCGGCTGGTAGCCCGGGAACGGCAGCCAGCGCAGGTACACGCAGAACACGATCAGCAGCAGCAGACCGACGAGGAACACCGGTACCGAGTTGCCGGCGAGCGTCGCGGTGGTCACGACGCGATCCAGCGCCCGGCCGCGGCGCAGCGCGGAGACCACCCCGAGCCCGACCCCGACCAGTACCCAGATCACGAAGCCGCCGACCACCAGCGAGGCCGACACCGGCAGCCGATCCAGCAGCAGCGAGGTCACCGGCTCGCCGGTCTGGTAGGAGTAGCCCAGGCACGGCGCCGCGCAGTGGATCGCCGTGGGGCCGCCGGAGAACGTCCGGCCGGCGACGATGCCGACCAGGAAGTGCCAGTACTGCAGGTAGATCGGCTGGTCGAGGCCGAGTTCGGTCTCGATCCGGTGCAGCTGGTCGGCCTGGCAGGTCTTCGGCCCGCAGACCAGCTGAGCCGGGTTGCCGGGCAGCGCGTAGAAGATGACGTACACGGCGGCGGACAGCACCAGCAGCACCACCAGCGCACCGATGACCCGCCTCACCAGGTATGCGGCCATGGCTACTCCGCCCTCTTCGACAGCGACGTGCTCCGCGGGTCGAGCGCGTTGCGCAGCCCGTCGCCGAACAGCGTGAACGACAGCACGGTGGCGAACAGCAGCACGCCGGGGACCGCCACGTACATCGGGTCGCCCCCGAACCAGGTGGTGGCAGACGACAGCATCTGGCCCCAGGACGGCGTCGGCGGGTTGATGCCCACGCCGAGGAACGACAGGCCGGCCTCGGCGACGATGTTGCCCGGCACCATCAGTGCGGCGTAGGTGATGACCGGGGCGGCGAGGCCGGGCAGGATCTCCCGGCGGGCCAGCCGGGCACCGCGGCCCCCGGCCAGCCGGGCGGCCGAGACGTAGTCCCGGGTCTTGAGCGTCAGCGCCTGCCCGCGGGCGATGCGCGCCGTACCGGCCCAGCCGAACAGCGCGAGTACCAGCACCAGCAGCACCGGCCGGGGGAACGACTGCGGCACGATGCCGAGCAGCGCGATCGAGAAGATCAGCGCCGGGAACGCCAGTACCAGGTCGGTCACCCGGGACAGCACCGCGTCGGCAATCCGGCCGCCGAGCCCGGCGGCCAGCCCGACCGACAGCCCGATCAGCAGCTGCAGGACGGTCGCCGCGAGCGACACCGCGAGCGACACCCGCGCCCCGTACACCACCCGGGCGAACAGGTCCCGGCCGGTCTTGGGCTCGACGCCGAGCCAGTGGTGCGCGGAGACACCACCGAGGTCGCCGGCCGGCACCCCGCCGCGGGCGGAGTCGAGCAGCCCGTCGTGGTAGCTGGTGTAGTCCTGGCCCTCCAGCGCGGTCAGCAGCGGCGCCGCGAGCGCCACCACGATCAGCAGCAGGACCACGACCAGGCCGACCATCGCGGCCGGTTCGCGGCGCAGGGCGCGCCACACCGACCGGGCGCCGGCGCCCCCCTCGGGCGCCGGCGCCCCGGCCTGGTCGGCCAGTGCGTCGGTACTCACTTGACCGAGAGCTGCGACAGGTCGTAGACGCCGGTCCAGTCGGACACGAACGCGTTCTTGACGTTCTTGCCGTACAGCGTCAGGTCCTTGCCGTGGTAGAGCGGCACGTACCAGGCCTGCTTGCCCATCGAGGCGTCGAGCGCGCCCCACGCCTTCGCCGCCTGCGCCGGGTCGGTGATCGCGTTGATCTTGTCGATCTGCTTGTTCACCGCCGGGTCGTCCACCATCGCGGTGTTGAAGTTGCCGCCGGAGGCGATGATCTGCCGGCCGTCGAACAGCGGGATCAGGAACGGTCCGCCGCTCGGCCAGTCCGCACCCCAGCCGGCGATCGCCAGCTGCGGCTGCGTCTTCGGGTTGTTCAGCGTGTCGTAGAACGAGTTGGAGTCGATGGTCTGCAGCTTGACCGTGATGCCGGCCTTCTTCAGCGCGTCCTGCACCGCGGTCGCCACCTCCGGACCGCTCGGGTCGTCGGCGGTGTTGTTGTGCGCCAGGGTGACCGTCAGCCCGTGCGGGTAACCGGCCTGCGCGAGCAGCTGCTTCGCCTTCGCCGGGTTACCGCTCTTGCCGGCCGGGAAGTAGTCGTACGGCTGGTAGCCCATGGACTTCTGCGCCGGCAGGAAGGTGGTCGCCGGGTAGCCGAGCGAGCTGCCGCCGATCGCGTTGATCACCGAGTTGCGGTTCACCGCGTAGCTGAACGCCTCCCGCACCTTCAGCTTGTCGAACGGCGCCTTCGTCGTGTCGTACGTCAGGTAGTACGTGTACGGGAAGTTGCCCTTGGCGACGCGCTTGGCCAGCTCCGGGTTGCTCTGCAGCTGCGCGAGCTGTGCGGGGCCCAGGTCGGTGTCGGTGGTGACCGCGTTCGCGTCGTTGCCCGAGCCCGCCGCGAGCCGCTGGTTGATCACGTCCGGGTTGAGCCCGGAGGTGATGTCGATCGTGTCCGGGCAGGCCAGCCGCTGCGGATCGACGCCGCGCGACCAGTACTTGTTGCGGGTCAGCACCAGCTTCTTGTTCTTCTGGTACGTCTCGATCTGGTACGGGCCGCTGGAGACCGGGTGCTTCTCGTAGTCGACCCCGTCGTCCTTGGCCTTCGGCACCGGCGCGAACTGGGTCGCGGTCGCAAGGTACGGGAAGTCGCCGTGCGGGCTGTTGAGGTGGAACACGATCGTCTTGGTGTCCGGCGTCTCGATCGCGGCCAGCTCCCGCGTCTTCGCGTCGCCCTTGTAGGGGCCGGCGTAGTTCTTCGCGCCGACCAGCCAGTCGCGCAGGTACGCGGCGCCGCCCGGCAGGTCGGGCGAGAACGACCGCTCGATGCCGTACTTGATGTCCTCGCTGGTGATCGCGCTACCGTCGGCGTACTTCAGGCCGGAGCGCAGGTGGTAGGTCCACGTCTTCGCGTTGTCGCTGGGGGTGCCGAGGTCGGTGGCGAGATCCGGCACCACCTTGGCGCCGGCGGCACCGGCCGCCCGGTTGCGGGTGGTCAGCGTCCGGAACAGCAGCGACGGGATGTTGCCGCCGCCGGAGGTGTAGATCCGGGCCGGGTCCAGGTGCGTGATGTCGCGCTGGTTCAGCACCTCCAGCGTGCCGCCCTGGCAGGTCTTGGGATCGAAGGCGGTGGTGGACGATCCACCGCCGGTGGTGCCGCAGGCGGCGAGCGTGCCAGCCAGCAGCGCGCCCGCGGCGATCGACAGGACGGGTTTGCGGTTCACGAGGGCTCCTTGAGAAGCCGGCGGGGTACCGGCAGCCGGAAGCGCACCGCTGCCGGTCGGCGGTATCACCGCGAATGACACTAGCGAGCGGAAATGCGCAAGAAAAGGGGCAAGAAGCGACGGCTCCGTCCGACACGGACGGTCACCGAGCGGGGTGGTGTCGGTGGTCCGGAAGCCCGACCGACGGAGCGGTCAGCGACAGTGCACGTCGGCGACGGCGTGCCGGTGGTTCGCGAGGAGCGCCAGCTCGTAGCCGAGACGCAGATGACCATCCACGGCACCGAACCTAACGACGTGGTTCGCCATCGGTCAACCTAACGCAGTGTGCATCACACTCCGCCGTTTCGCCGGCTTGCGCCGGGAGGCTAGCGTTCGGCCGCCCGTCCCACCCGCCGGAGGAGCCGTGCACCCAGACGCCGACCCGCCAACGCCACCGACGGTCCGGGCACCGTCCGACGGCACGCCGGACGCGGAGCGGATCCGCCGCCGACGGACGGCCGGCTGGCGGTGGGCCGCAGCGGCCGGCGCGGCCCTGACCCTGGGTGTCCTCGGCCTGGTGGCGATGAGCGTGCTGGCCGGACGCGCCGAGGCCAGGGTGCGGGCCGCCTGCGTGCGGTTCGACGGGGACAACAGCGCGGTGCACTGGCAGCACGGGTTCCCGCTCGCCGTGCCGGTCGGCACCGTCGCGGTGTTCGGCGCCGCGCTCGTCCTCGCCGTGGTCGCCCTGGCCGGGCGAGGCCGGCCACTGGGCGTCCGCGCCCTCGGCATCGTGCTGACCGCGCCGGCCCTGGTCGGGCTGCTGGTGGCCGGCACGGTGCTGGCCGACTTCCTCGCCTACCCCGGCACCGGCGCCGCCAGCTCGATGCCGCCCTGCGGAGGCGGCTGACCCCGCACCCGAGCCGCGGGGTCAGCGGCGCCGGCCGCGCAGGGTGGCGTACAGCTGGTCGGCGAGGGCGGCGTCGAGGCGCTCCGGGCGGGTCAACACCAGGTACCAGAGGGTGCCGAAGACCAGATCGGCGGCGTATTCCGGATCGGCGTCCGGCAGCTCCGCGCGGACCAGGTCGATCAGCGCCGCCCGCCGGCGGGCCAGGAACTCTGCCCGGAACCGGGTCGCGAACGCCGGGTCGAGCTGCGCGTGCGCCATCAAGCCGGACAGGGCGGCCACGTACCGCGGCGCGACGGTGAAGGTCTCCCGCAGGAAGCCGGCCAGGTCGCCGGCCGCGATCTCCAGCTCGGCCTGCGCGTTCATCGCCTCCAGCGCGACGTCGGCCTTGGTCGGCCACCACCGGTACACGGTCTGCCGCCCGACGCCGGCCCGGCGCGCGATGCCCTCGACGGTCAGCGCGCCGTACCCGTGTTCCAGTAGCAGGTCCCGGGCGGCCTGCAGGATCGCCAGCCGGGCCCGCTCGTCCCGGGGCCGGCCGCGCTTCACCTCGTCGGTACCGCGCGCCCCGCCGTGGTCGGCCGCCGGTCCGGGGTCGCGAACCGGTCCGGGGTCGGGAGCCGGTCCGGGGTCGCGAACCGGTCCGGGGTCGCGAACCGGTCCGGGGTCGGGAGCCGGTCCGGGGTCGGGAGCCGGTCCGGGGTCGCGAGCCGGTCCGGGGTCGGGAGCCGGTCCGGGGTCGCGCATCTGGCCGGGGTCGGGAGCCCTGCCCGGTCCGGGGCCGGGAGCCGTGCCGGGACCGCGCGTCTGACGGGGTCGGCGGGGCCCCGAGTCCTGGGGCGGGTGGGCCTTCGCCGGGTCGGGCCGGCCGCGCCTGGATGCCTCGTCCATCCGGCCAGTTTACGAGACGCCATGACTCGGATATATTTCGAGACATGACGTCTCACAATGATGTTCTCGAAGGCAGTACCGTCCTCGTCGTCGGCGGCAGCTCCGGCATCGGCCTGGCCACCGCCCGGGCCGCACGCGCCGCCGGCGCCGAGGTCACCGTCACCGGCCGGGACGAGGCCAAGCTGCGCGCCGCGGGCGACCGGATCGCCTGGCGCGTCGCCGATCTGCACGACCGCGGCTCGATCGCGGCCGCGGTACCCGACCGGCTGGACCATCTGGTGCTCGCGGCCGGCGACTCGGCCGGCATCGGCCCGGTCACCGGGCTCGACCTCGACTCGGTCCGCGCGGGGCTGGACACCAAGGTGATCGGATTCCTCGGGGCGATCCAGGCCGCGCTGCCGGCGCTGCAGCCAGGTGGCTCGATCACCCTGGTCGGCGCGGCCAGCGCCCGCTCGGCAGCCCCCGGCGCGGTCGGCCTGGCGATGATCAACGGCGCGGTGGAGGCCGGCGTGGCGAGCCTCGCCGCCGAGCTGACCCCGGTTCGGGTCAACGCGGTCTCCCCCGGGGTCGTCGACACCGCGTGGTGGTCCGGGTTCCCGGCCGAGGCGCGCGAGGCGGTGTTCACCCAGTACGGCAAGGCGGCGAGCATCGGCCGCGTCGGTACCGCGGCGGAGGTGGCGCAGGCGATCCTGGCCCTGGTGGCCAACCCGTACCTGACCGGCGCCGTGCTCCCGGTCGACGGCGGCCCGACGGTCGGTTGACCGCACCGGCGGCCGGATGGTCGGCGGCCCGACGGTGGGCCGACCGGACCGGCGACAGGTCGGCGGCGGGGTCGGCGGTGGGTCGATCGCACCGGCGGCCGGTCGGCGGCGGCGCGACGGTGGGCAGACCGCACCGGCGGCCGGTCGGCGGCGGGGTCGGCGGGCTGACCGCGGCAGCGGTCAGAAGAGGTAGCGGGTCACCAGGTCGGCGACGCAGCACGGCTTGGCGGCGCCGTCGGCCCGCACGGTGGCGCGCAGCACGGTCTGCACGCCGGCCTCGACCGGCTCGGCGGACAGCAGCCTGGCGCTGGCCCGGACCAGCGAGCCGGCCGGCAGCGGGGCGGGGAACCGGACCCGGTCCAGGCCGTAGTTGAGCGCGTGGGCGGCCCGCACCTGGACCACCTCGCGCAGCAGCATCGGCAGCAGCGACAGGGTCAGGAACCCGTGCGCGACGGTGGTGCCGAACGGGCCCGCGGCGGCCCGTTCGGCGTCGACGTGGATCCACTGCCGGTCACCGGTGGCGTCGGCGAACGCGTCGATGCGAGCCTGGTTGACCGGCCGGGCGTCGCTGGTGCCCAGGTCGGCCCCGGCGGCGGCGAGCAGTTCGGCGGCGCTGTCGAACGTTCTCACGCCAGCCCCACCTTCGTGTGGCCGCGCAGCAGATCACGGGCGAGGATGAGCCGCTGCATCTCGTCGGTGCCCTCGAAGATGCGAAACAGCCGCACCTCGCGGTACCAGCGTTCGATGGGCAGCTCGCGGGTGTAGCCCATGCCGCCGTGGATCTGCAGCACCCGGTCGACGACCCGGTTGACCATGGCGGCGCCGGACAGCTTCGCCATCGAGGAGGCGTGCCGCGGGTCGGCGCCGGTGTC from the Actinocatenispora thailandica genome contains:
- a CDS encoding MaoC family dehydratase, which translates into the protein MRTFDSAAELLAAAGADLGTSDARPVNQARIDAFADATGDRQWIHVDAERAAAGPFGTTVAHGFLTLSLLPMLLREVVQVRAAHALNYGLDRVRFPAPLPAGSLVRASARLLSAEPVEAGVQTVLRATVRADGAAKPCCVADLVTRYLF